The stretch of DNA TTTTTAAAAGTCAATAAATTTGACAATTTATTTTTATCTTTGATAAAATCAGGGGAAAGTTCGGAAAGACTATCTGAAGTTTTTCTATATCTATCTTTGTACTATGAAAAAAAGTATAAACTTAAACAAAAACTTATAAGTTTATTAACTTATCCCTTTATTTTATTGTCGGTTACAGTTATAGTTTTAATTTTTCTTTTGAATAATGTTATTCCAACATTTTTGGATATTTTTGAAGATAGCAATATTGAATTACCTGCTATTACAAAGTTTTTAGTTAAAAGCATTGATTTTGTTAAATATAATTATCTTTATATTATTTTAGGAATCTTGGTTTTTATCCTATTTCTAAAACTAATTTTAAAAAAATATAAAGTTAGAAGATTTTTTGGAAAATTGCTATTTAAAATTCCATATATAAAATCGCATTATCAAAACTATATAACTTCTGTAATTGCAAAAAATTTTACTATCTTGCTTAATGGAAATATAAATATAGTTGATAGCTTGGAGATAATAAAAAATTCTACTAGAAATGTATTTATACAAGAACATTTGGAAAAGGCGATTTTAGAAATAAAAAACGGTAATTTAATTTCAACATCTTTAAATGACGAATTGATTTTTAATCTCGCATTTATAAACATGCTTGCAATAGGAGAAAGCAGTGAAAATTTAGTTGAAATACTAGAGAGTGCAACGGAATACTATGATTCAAAAATAAATTATTCAGTTGATAAAATTTTACAGTATTTACAACCTTTAATTATAGTTTTAATCTCCCTATTTGTAGCATTCATTGTATTTGCAATAGCAATACCAATTTTTGATTTATCAAATGGAATAAGTATAGAGTAATTATTTTAATGGAGGTAATATATGAGAGCATTACTTGTAATTGATTTACAGAAAGGGATAATAAGTCAAAGAGATTGTAGTAATGAAATAGATAAAATTAGGTGGTTGATTGAGGCTTTTAAATGTAAAAATATGCCAATTATTTTTACAAAACATCTTGATGAAAATGTTGAAAGCCCTTTATACAAAAATTGTGAAGGTATTGAAATAATAGATAATTTGGATATAAATGCAAAATATATAGTTGAGAAAAGTAAGCCAGACTCATTTTTCAATACTAATCTTGAAAAAATTTTAAAAAATGAAGGCATCACAGAATTGGTTATTTGTGGCTTTAATACTGAATATTGTTGTTTGTTTACGTCTATAGTTGCTGCTGATAAAAATTTTAAGGTCTATTTTATAGAAGATGCAACCGGAACGGTTTGTGATGAAAATACTTATGAAATGCCTGGATTAGATATTCAAGATTTTATAGGGTCAATACTAAATTGGTCAAATATGGTAAATGTTTTGTATTTAGATGAATATAAGAAAGAGTTGATTTAATAAATTTTTAATTAAAGAAAAGCAAGTTATTTTAAAACTAACTTGCTTTTTTGTTATATATAACTTTATTATAAATATAATTAAGTCCAGTATTATTCTTGAAAATTATTAATATAAGTTGTATAATTTAATTAGCGACGAAAACGTCTTTAAGAGATATAATTATATAAAATGGATATTTTTTTAAAACTTGTTATTAATAATAAATATCGATAAGAAAATAAATAATTTTTTTGTCGACACTAAATTTTATAATCTTTTTTATATTTAAGTACTTTAGTTATTCACATTTCTTTTTTAATATGTTACAATATATGTGAGAAAATTTTGGAGGAAATGTGTTGAGTAGGGAAAAGATATATGTAAAAAACCATTATAGATATGATGCAATATTTATATTTTCTATTTTAGCGATGTCTGTTGGCTTTCTTTTTGACAGTCCTAAAGAAATTTTATACGGTTATATTAATATTTTAAAATCTCCAAGTCATCTACTTACTGATTATATGGCGGTAGGAGGAATAGGAGCAACATTTTTAAATGCCGGTTTTCTTATGTTACTTGCATCTTTTGTGTTGTGGAGAAGGCAACAATTATTGACGGGTCCTATTATAGCGGCACTTTTTACGCTTTTTGGTTTTTCCCTTTTTGGAAAAAATCTATTTAATACAATTCCGATAACTTTCGGAGTTTACCTTTATGGTAAAATTGAAGGTTTAAAATTTAATACATTGACTATGAATAGTCTGTTTGGTACTGCACTTGGTCCTGTTGTAAGTTATATTTGTTTTGGGATTGGATTTCCATTTTTTAAAGGATTAGTTATTTCTTATGCAGTTGGTATTCTTATTGGAATGATTATTCCTGCACTTTCATCTTCGTTTTTACGCTTTCATCAAGGATACAGTCTATATAATATTGGTTTTACATGTGGAGTTATTGGACTTTTCATTCAAGGAGTTTTTAAATCTTTTAATTTAGAAGTTAAAAATGTAAATGTTGTAAGTGATGGAAATTTACAAATTGCAATTATAATGTATATATTTTTTATCATAGTTTTTGCTTTGGGATTTTATCTAAATGGATTCAGTTTTAAAAATTTAGGAAATTTATTAAAAAATAGTGGTAGGGCTCCGTCTGATTTTGGGAATATTTACGGTAGAGGTGTCAGTATGATTAATATGGCTGCACTTGGAATTATATATACTACTTATGTTTTGATTATGAATCAACCTTTAAACGGACCGATTCTTGGAGGGATATTTACGATTTTTGGTTTTGGAATATTCGGAAAACATATTAGAAATGTGTTACCAATTCTTGTAGGAACATTGATTGCATACTTTTTAAACATTTATAATCCACATAGTGTTTTTGCAACAGTTACTATTCTATTTGCAACGAATTTAGCTCCGGTTGCCGGAGAGTATGGTCTTATTGCCGGGATGGTTGCGGGCTTTTGTCATGTATCTATTGTTTCCAGTGTTGGACTTTTACATGGAGGATTAAATCTTTATAACAACGGATTTTCAGGAGGTTTTGTTGCTGCAACTTTAGTTCCGATTTTTGAGTCAATCAGAAATTCTAGATTTTTTGATAAAAAAGAGGAGGAATATCTTTGAATACAATAAAAAATGAAGAAAATTGTGCAAAGTTGATTGTTAGTGGTCTAGTACATTACTATTTTAGTAAAAGAGTTCAAGATTTAAAAATAGATTTTAAAATAGAAAAAGATTCCCTAAGAGTTATTGCTGAGGGGAATGTTAAAATAAAACCGAAAGATTTAGAAGAATTAAATAGAATTTCGAATTCTGCAAGACTTCCGGAGTTTGAAAATTATTATGATAATTTAATAGGATTAGGAAGCAATTCAAGTGATATATCAAATATAGATACTTTAGGTTCTATGGTTGATGAGGCGATAGTTTCTTATTCAGATGATGGTCTTTTGACTATTTTGTTAGTTAGAAATTTCTAGCCTTTAGTATTTGGCAAATTGTACATATTAGTTTATTGTCCTACCCTTTGGGTATCACAATTATGCTAAATAAAACTACTATAAGGAGTAACATATATGAAAATATTAGAGGTAAAAAATCTCCATGTTAATGTTGGAGATAAAGAGATTTTAAAAGGTATCGATTTGGATATTTTTGAAGGAAAGGTTCATGTCATCATGGGACCTAATGGAGCGGGAAAATCTACACTTACTAATGCTATTATGGCTCATCCTAATTATGAAGTTACAAAGGGCGACATATTTTTTAAGGGTGAAAACATAAATGAATTAAGAGCGGATGAAAGAGCAAAACTTGGAATGTTTATGTCTTTTCAAAATCCGGAAGAAGTTCCTGGAGTTACAGTTTCAAATTTCATCAGAGCTTCAAGAATGTCAATAACAGGAGAAAAAGAAAGTGTTATTGAATTTCAAAGAGAGCTTGAAGAAAAAATGGAAAGTTTAACTATGGACGCTTCTTATGCTCAAAGATATTTGAATGTCGGCTTTTCCGGTGGAGAAAAGAAAAAAACTGAAATTTTACAAATGGTTATGTTAAATCCTGCACTTGTAATGTTGGATGAAACTGATTCCGGACTTGATATTGATGCAGTTAAGGTTGTTTCTGAAAATGTTGAAAAATTTAAAAGTGAAAATAAATCAATTTTAATCATAACTCATCACAGAGCAATTTTATCAAGAATCAAACCGGATTATGTACATGTTTTGTATGATGGCAAAATTGTTAAAACATCAGATGCTTCTTTGATTGATAAAATTCAAAAAGAAGGTTATTCTTGGGTTTAACAAGAGGTGTAGTTATGACATCAGAAAGAAAAAAAACGCAAGTAGAAGAAATGGACAGAGGTGTCTATGATATAAAAAACGAAGTAAGGTATTTTTCAAAAACTGAAAAAGGCTTAACTCGTGATATTGTTATGCAAATTTCCAAAGAGAAAAATGAACCTGACTGGATGTTGGAATTAAGACTTAAAGCATTGGAAGTTTTTGAAAAATCTAAAAATCCAAATTGGGGACCTGATTTGTCTCCTGTTGATATAAATGAGATTACAACATATATTCGTCCGGACGCAAAAATGAGTGAAGATTGGAATGAGTTGCCTGAGGATATTAAGGGAACATTTGATGCACTTGGTATTCCGGAAGCGGAATATAAAAGTGCACTTTCAGGGGTTGGAGCTCAATACGACAGTGAAGTTGTTTATCATAGCTTAACTGAGAAAATGAGGAAACAAGGAGTTATTTATACAGATTTTGAAACTGCCGTAAGAGAATATCCTGATATAATAAAAGAATATTTTATGACTTGTATAAAACCTGAAGATCATAGATATGCTGCGCTACATTATGCAGTTTGGAGTGGTGGCTCTTTTGTTTATGTTCCAAAGGGAGTTAATGTAAGTATTCCACTACAATCATATTTCAGACTTAATGCACCGGGAGCAGGGCAATTTGAACATACTTTAATCATTGTTGAAGAAGGAGCGTATTGTCATTTTATCGAAGGCTGTTCCGCGCCGAAATACAATGTTTTAAATGTTCACGCCGGAGCAGTTGAACTTTTCATAAAGAAAAATGCAACTTTAAGATATTCTACAATAGAAAATTGGTCAAGAAATATGTATAACTTAAATACAAAAAGAGCAATTGTTGATGAAAATGGAACTATTGAATGGGTTTCAGGATCTTTCGGTTCAAAGGTAAGTCTATTATATCCAATGAGTGTGTTGAGAGGAGAAGGAGCAAAGAGTGAATTTACCGGAATAACTTTTGCAGGTAAAGATCAATATTTGGATACCGGTGCTAAAGTAATTCATGCAGCTCCAAGAACAAGCTCATCAATAAATTCAAAATCCATATCAAAGGGTAATGGAGTTGCAATTTATAGAGGCCTTGTAGATGTAAAACCTAATTGTCCCGGCTGTAAATCAACTGTAACTTGTGAATCCTTAATGTTGGATCAGGAATCTCAATCAGATACAATTCCTGTTATAAATATTCAAACATCTGATATTGATTTGGGACACGAAGCAAAAATAGGTAGAATTGATGACGATGTAATTTTTTACCTTATGACGCGTGGTATTCCTGAAGAAGAGGCAAAAGCTATGATTGTAAGAGGTTTTGCAGAACCTATTGCAAAAGAATTGCCTTTGGAATATGCTGTTGAAATGAATGCTTTGATTAATCTTGAACTTGAAGGAACTATTGGTTAGGAGGTGTCTGTATGAGAGGAAATTTTATACCAAGTAATACTTGGAATGCAACAAGAGTTAATAATACAGAAGTACTATTACCTAATCTGAATCTAAAAGAATATTCTTTAATTAAGAGTGAAAATAAAAATTTGGATTTTTCTTATGAAAAATTTTCGTTTTCAAATGAATTGACTGAAAAATTAAAAGGTTTTACAAATCTAAAAATGGATTTTATTTCAACAAAAGAAAATCCGTTAAATAAAGTTGTTTCATTGGAATTAAACGAAGAAAATAATCAATTAGTCGATGTTATAAAGGTAAGAGCTGAAGAAAATTCGACTTTAAACTTAACTTTGGATTATTTTTCAAGAGAAAGTGTTAAAGGGTTCAGACATTCAATTATAGAAATTGAAGCTGAAGAAAACAGTGATGTTAAAATTTACATTTCTCAAAGATTTTCTTTGGAGGTTTTGAGCATTCAGAGCGTTTATTATATAGTTAAAGAAAATGCAAATGTTGAATTTGTTCAAGTTGATTTAGGAGGCAGAGAAAATTATGTTTCCTATATAGGAGATCTCGTTGATAACAATTCAAATGTCAACGTAAATTCTATTTATTTCGGCAAAAACGAACAAAAATTAGATTTTAATTATGTGGCAACTCAAAGAGGACGTGCTACAAATTATGATTTGGCGATTAAGGGAGCATTAGCTGATAGAGCTCAAAAGACTTGTAAAGTTACTATTGACTTTAAACGTGGTTCATCAACTTCAAAGGGATCCGAAGAAGAATATGTAACATTACTTTCTGATGATATAAAAAATGTTGCAGTTCCGATTTTGCTTTGTACTGAAGATGATGTTGAAGGAATTCATGCAGCGAGTGCGGGGAAAATTGATGAAAATATACTATTTTACATTATGAGTCGTGGTTTTAGTGAATCTGAAGCCAAGAGATTGATTTTGGAATCAAAATTCGCCGAAACTATTGATTTAATAGAAAATGAAGAAATAAGAAAGAGAGTTTATACAACTTTGTCCAAAAAACTTTCGGAGGTATAATATGACTAAAACTGTTCTTGATATTAGAAAAGATTTTCCATATTTGAATGAAGAAAAAGTTGGAAAAAAAGTTATTTATTTAGACAATGCAGCTACAAGTCAAAAACCTCAAGCTGTTATTGATACTATAACAAATTACTATTCTTATCAAAACGGAAGTCCACATAGAGGCAGTCATTATTTAAGTATGTCTGCGACTGAAATTTATGAGGGTACTAGAAAAAAAGTTAAGAATTTTCTTAATTCAAAGAGAACGACTGAAATAATTTTTACAAAAAATGCTAGTGAAGCGCTTAACTTAGTTGCCTATTGTTATCTTAATAAATTAAAAAAAGATGATGAAATAATGCTTAGTATTATGGAACATCATAGTAATTTATGTACTTGGCAATTTTTAAAAGAAAAAACAGGGGCTAAACTTAAATATATTTACCTTGATGATAATTTTCAATTGGATATGAAATCTTTTGAAGAAAAAATTTCCGATAAAGTAAAATTGGTATGTATAACTGCTGCATCAAATGTAGTAGCCACAATGCCTGACATCAAAAAAGTTATTGAAATCGCTCATAAAAACGGAGCAAAAGTTTTAGTTGATGCATCACAAATAGTTGCACATAAAAAACTGGATGTTCAGGATTTAGATGCTGATTTCTTAGCCTTTTCAGGACATAAAATGTTAAGTGCAATGGGCGTTGGTGTGCTTTATGGAAAGTTTGACCTCTTAAAAGAAATGGATCCATTCCTTTATGGAGGAGATATGATTGAATATGTTTATGAAGATTATTCAACATATCTTTTGCCGGCAGGCCGTTTTGAAGCAGGGACACAAAATGTAGGAGCAGTTGCTTCGCTAGGTTCTGCTATTGACTATCTAGAAGAATTGGGATTTGATTATATAGAAAAACTGGAAGGAGAACTTATGAATTTTGCTTTTGAAGAAATGAAAAAGCTAGATTTCATAAAGACTTATACTACAAAGGACAAAAATAGATGTCCTGTAATAGCTTTTAATGTAAAAGATGCTCATCCTCATGATGTATCTTCAATACTTGATAGCTTTGGAATTGCAATAAGAAGTGGGCATCATTGTGCAGAGCCTTTGCATAGATATTTGAATGAAAATGCAACTTGTAGAGTGAGTTTTTCTTTCTATAACACTAAAGAAGAAGTAGAATATTTCATTGATAAATTAAAAGAAGTAAGGAGAATATTACATCTTGGACATTAGAGAAATTTATACTGAGATAATAACAGAAGAAAGTAGAAATACAAAAAATAAAAGATATTTGGAACATCCGACTCACGAAGAAAAAGGTCATAACCCAAGTTGTGGAGATGAAATTACATTACAATTAGATATTGAAGACGGTATAATCAAAGATGCCTCTTATGTTGGAGTAGGTTGTGCAATCTCCCAAGCCTCAACATCACTTATGATTGATTTAATTAAGGGAAAGACTTTAGACGAAGCAAAAGAACTTTGTGAAACATTTTTAGCAATGATTACAGAAGGTCTTGAGGGCGATGAGCTAAAAAAACTTAAGGATGCTATAGCTCTTCAAAATATTTCTACAATGCCTGCAAGAGTTAAATGTGCTGTTCTTGCTTGGCATACATTAAAAAATATACTTGAAGCTAATTAAATATGGTCGTAGCTCTTTTGAGTTACGACTTTTTGAATAGGAGGGTATATGAGGATTTTTTTTATATTATATTTGCTTTTAGACGGTTTGTTATACAACTATAAATTATTGATTTCTATAATTTTTATAATGAATTTAATATCTTTTACAATATTTTATATTGATAAAAGAAAAGCTATAAAAGGCAAGAATAGAATTTCAGAGAATAGCTTATTGTTATCAGCTTTTTTATTTGGCTCTATCGGAGCTTTTTTATCTATGCAAATATTTAGACATAAAACGAAAAAGTTGAAATTTAGAATTTTAGTACCACTATTTTTTGTCGTGAAAGTATTGATTTTATATTATTTATATAAATTTATAGATTAAAAAATAACATAGAAATAATAAATTTAAATAAATAATATCCAACTTAAAAAACTGTTATAATTTATAGCAGTTTTTTGTTATAAAAATTTTCTCTGATTTGTATTAAAAAAATTATTTGTTGAATTTGTAGAAAGTATTATCTATAATTTACAATTATATTATATCGCGATAGAGTATTTGATTAAAGCCTTTTGATTTTGAATTGATATTCATAACTCTATGAATAAAATTTTATAAAAAAGTCGATTTTTTTACAAAAAGGCTTTACATTTTACAGAAAATCTGTTAAAATTTAAAGATAATAATGTAATAGTGGGATAATATGTATTTTTATCTTTTTTTAATTTTTCAAAGGGGTGAAGTTTTATGACACATACTGAAAAGTATGGAATCACAGAAAGGGTTAGTTATTCAAAAATTCAAAATGTTTTGGATCTTCCAAACCTAATTGCCATTCAAACTGATAGTTATGATTGGTTTATTAAGCAAGGAATTAGAGATGTTTTTGACGATATTAGTCCAATTAGGGACTATTCCGAAGCGATGAAGTTGGAATTTTTAAATTATCGTTTAGAAAATGCTCCAAAGTATTCAGAACAAGAATGTAAGGATAGGGATATGAACTATTCAACACTTCTAAAAGTAGATGTTCGTTTAACAAACAATAATACAGGCGAAGTTAAAGAACAAGAAGTGTTTATGGGAGAAATTCCTTTGATGACTGACAACGGGACTTTTATTATTAATGGTGCTGAAAGAGTTATCGTAAGTCAGCTTGTTAGAAGTCCGGGTGTATATTATGGAGAAGAAATTGACAAGTCAGGTAATAAGTTATTTTCTTCAACAGTAATTCCGAACAGAGGTGCTTGGTTAGAATATGATACCGACACAAACGGAGTTGTAAGTGTTCGTATTGACCGAACAAGAAAATTGCCTATAACAACTATGATTAGGGCGTTGTTATATGAAACAAATGAAGAAATGGTTGAAAATTTCGGAGATATTAAAGAACTTCATACTACTTTGGAAAAAGATATAACAAAGAGTTATCAAGAAGCTATTCTTGAAATTTATAGAAAATTAAAACCTGGAGATCCTGCTACTGTTGAAAGTGGGGAAAGTTTATTACATAATTTACTTTTCGATCCAAGAAGATATGATCTTGCAAAAGTTGGTAGATATAAATTTAATAAGAAATTAGCTTTAAGAAATAGATTAATAGGAACAATTTTAGCTGAAGATATTTTCAAGACTGATAAATTCGGTGAAATGGAAAAAATTGCAAGTGTTGGAGATTATATTTCAGAAGAACTTGCTGAAAAAATTGAAAATGCAGGATATAAGAGAGTTCATGTAAAAGTTGAAGACAAAGAGATTATCGTTGTTGGTAACCACTTTGTTGATATTGGTGCGTTTGAATTGGGATTTGACATTTCATGCAATGGACTTTCAGAAAAAGTTTATTATCCAGTTATGATGGAAATTTTAGAATCTGCATCAGAATATGAAGGCGAAGAATATGAAACACAAGTTAAGAGAGCTGTTAGAAATAGAGTTAAAGAGCTTTCTCCTACTCATATTATTCGTGATGATATTGAAGCTACTGTAAGTTATGAATTTAACTTATTCTATGGTCTTGGAATTTGTGATGATATTGACCATTTAGGAAATAGAAGAGTTAGAGCTGTTGGAGAACTTTTACAAAATCAATTTAGAATTGGTTTATCAAGAATGGAGAGAGTTGTTAGAGAAAGAATGTCAACTCAAGATCCAGACCTTGCTACGCCTCAAGGACTTATTAATATAAGACCTCTTGTTGCGTCTTTAAAAGAATTCTTTGGTTCTTCACAATTATCACAATTCATGGATCAAAACAATCCACTTGCAGAACTTACTCATAAGAGAAGATTATCAGCATTAGGACCTGGTGGTCTTAGTAGAGATAGAGCAGGATACGAAGTAAGAGACGTTCATGAAAGTCACTACGGAAGAATTTGTCCGATAGAAACTCCAGAAGGTCCAAACATCGGTCTTATTACTTCTCTTACAACTTATGCAAGAGTTGATCAATATGGATTTATTGAAACACCATATCGTGTTGTAAATAATGGAATTGCTACAAAGGACATTGTTTATTTAACTGCTGATGAAGAAGATGAAGTTATTATCGCTCAAGCCAATGAACCACTTGATGAAAATGGACGTTTTGTAAACGAAAGAGTAAGTGGTCGTGGTATTAATGGCGAAAATGATATTTATCCAAGAGATACAATTCAACTTATGGACGTTTCTCCTCAACAAATTGTATCAGTTGGTACAGCAATGATTCCTTTCCTTGAAAATGACGATGCTACTCGTGCGTTGATGGGTTCAAACATGCAAAGACAAGCAGTGCCTCTACTTGTTACTGAAGCTCCTATTGTAGGAACCGGTATAGAACATAAAGCAGCAAGAGATAGTGGTGTTGTTATCATTGCTAAAAATTCAGGAATTGTTACAAAAGTTGATAGTGATGAAATTCATATTAAAAGAGATTTAGATAATGTAGTTGATAAATATAGATTACTTAAATTTAAACGTTCAAATCAAGGAACAACAATTAATCAAAGACCTATAGTTAATGAAAATGACAGAATTAATGCAGGGGATATTATTGCCGATGGTCCTTCAACAGAAAATGGAGAAATTGCATTAGGTAAAAATATTTTAATGGCATTTATGAACTGGGAAGGTTATAACTACGAAGATGCGATGTTGTTAAATGAACAACTTGTTATAGATGATGTTTTAACTTCATTACACATTGAAGAACATGAATGTGAAGCGAGAGAAATCAAATTAGGTTCTGAAGAAATCACAAGAGATGTTATAAATATCGGTGAAGATATGAGAAAGAACTTAGATGAAAATGGTATTATAAGAATTGGTGCTGAAGTTAATTCAGGAGATATCTTGGTTGGTAAAGTATCACCTAAGGGAGAAACTGAATTAAGCGCAGAAGAAAGACTTTTAAGAGCTATTTTCGGAGAAAAAGCTAGAGAAGTAAGAGATACTTCTTTAAGAGTTCCTCATGGAGAAACTGGTATTGTTGTAGATGTTAAATGTTATAGTAGAAAAAATGGAGATGAATTACCACCAGGAGTTAATGAAGTGGTTAGAGTTTATGTAGCCACTAAGAGAAAGATTAATGTAGGAGATAAAATGTGCGGTAGACATGGTAACAAAGGGGTTATTTCAAGAATAATGCCTCAAGAAGATATGCCATTCTTACCGGATGGAACTCCTTTACAAATCGTTCTTAATCCGTTAGGGGTACCTTCTCGTATGAACATCGGACAAGTACTTGAAGTGCATTTAGGACTTGCAGCTAAAAGACTTGGTTGGAAAGTTGCAACACCTGTATTTGACGGAGCAAGTGATATTGATGTTCTTGATGCATTAAAGCTTGCTGGTTGTCCTGAATCAGGAAAAATAAAACTTAGAGACGGAAGAACTGGAGATGAATTTGACAATCCTGTAACTGTTGGTTATATGTATATGTTAAAACTTCACCATTTAGTAGATGAAAAGATTCATGCTAGATCTATCGGGCCTTATTCTTTAGTTACACAACAACCACTTGGTGGTAAGGCACAATTTGGTGGACAAAGATTTGGAGAAATGGAAGTTTGGGCATTGGAAGCATACGGTGCAAGTCATACTTTACAAGAAATGCTAACTGTTAAGAGTGACGACATTGTAGGTAGAGTTAAAACTTATGAATCAATTGTTAAGGGTGTAAATATTCCTGAACCAGGTATTCCTGAATCCTTCAAAGTTCTTATGAAAGAATTACAATCATTATGTTTAGATGTTAAATTGATTGATGAAGAAGGAGAAGAAATCAAACTTAGAGAAAATTCCGATGAAATTAAGGCTCAACTTGTTTTAAATGAAGAGTATGCCAAAGAAGAAGAGGAAGAAGATTTTGACTTTGATTCATTTTACGATCAATCTGGAAATAAGGAAGAAGATTTTGATGGCTTTGACCTTAGTTTCTTAGAAGATAAAGATGAAAAAGGAAAAAGCAGTTCAGAAAAAGTAGAACAAGACGAAATATTTATAGAAGAAGATATTGATCAATAACATAGAGGAAGGGAGTGGACTCCTTGTTGGAATTAAATAATTTTGATGCAATGAAAATTGGCTTAGCTTCACCTGATAAGATAAGAAGTTGGTCAA from Parvimonas micra encodes:
- the rpoB gene encoding DNA-directed RNA polymerase subunit beta is translated as MTHTEKYGITERVSYSKIQNVLDLPNLIAIQTDSYDWFIKQGIRDVFDDISPIRDYSEAMKLEFLNYRLENAPKYSEQECKDRDMNYSTLLKVDVRLTNNNTGEVKEQEVFMGEIPLMTDNGTFIINGAERVIVSQLVRSPGVYYGEEIDKSGNKLFSSTVIPNRGAWLEYDTDTNGVVSVRIDRTRKLPITTMIRALLYETNEEMVENFGDIKELHTTLEKDITKSYQEAILEIYRKLKPGDPATVESGESLLHNLLFDPRRYDLAKVGRYKFNKKLALRNRLIGTILAEDIFKTDKFGEMEKIASVGDYISEELAEKIENAGYKRVHVKVEDKEIIVVGNHFVDIGAFELGFDISCNGLSEKVYYPVMMEILESASEYEGEEYETQVKRAVRNRVKELSPTHIIRDDIEATVSYEFNLFYGLGICDDIDHLGNRRVRAVGELLQNQFRIGLSRMERVVRERMSTQDPDLATPQGLINIRPLVASLKEFFGSSQLSQFMDQNNPLAELTHKRRLSALGPGGLSRDRAGYEVRDVHESHYGRICPIETPEGPNIGLITSLTTYARVDQYGFIETPYRVVNNGIATKDIVYLTADEEDEVIIAQANEPLDENGRFVNERVSGRGINGENDIYPRDTIQLMDVSPQQIVSVGTAMIPFLENDDATRALMGSNMQRQAVPLLVTEAPIVGTGIEHKAARDSGVVIIAKNSGIVTKVDSDEIHIKRDLDNVVDKYRLLKFKRSNQGTTINQRPIVNENDRINAGDIIADGPSTENGEIALGKNILMAFMNWEGYNYEDAMLLNEQLVIDDVLTSLHIEEHECEAREIKLGSEEITRDVINIGEDMRKNLDENGIIRIGAEVNSGDILVGKVSPKGETELSAEERLLRAIFGEKAREVRDTSLRVPHGETGIVVDVKCYSRKNGDELPPGVNEVVRVYVATKRKINVGDKMCGRHGNKGVISRIMPQEDMPFLPDGTPLQIVLNPLGVPSRMNIGQVLEVHLGLAAKRLGWKVATPVFDGASDIDVLDALKLAGCPESGKIKLRDGRTGDEFDNPVTVGYMYMLKLHHLVDEKIHARSIGPYSLVTQQPLGGKAQFGGQRFGEMEVWALEAYGASHTLQEMLTVKSDDIVGRVKTYESIVKGVNIPEPGIPESFKVLMKELQSLCLDVKLIDEEGEEIKLRENSDEIKAQLVLNEEYAKEEEEEDFDFDSFYDQSGNKEEDFDGFDLSFLEDKDEKGKSSSEKVEQDEIFIEEDIDQ
- a CDS encoding DUF1294 domain-containing protein produces the protein MRIFFILYLLLDGLLYNYKLLISIIFIMNLISFTIFYIDKRKAIKGKNRISENSLLLSAFLFGSIGAFLSMQIFRHKTKKLKFRILVPLFFVVKVLILYYLYKFID